In Halarcobacter mediterraneus, the genomic stretch ACTTCCTTTGAAGCAAAAGAAAAAGTAAAAGCAACTAATACAACTAATAATATTTTCAAAATAATCCTTCTATTATTTTATGATTATATCACAGATACTAGCTTATTCTACAAAAATCACATATCCTGATTTAGGACCGTGCGCTCCAATTACCAAGGATTGTTCAATATCTGCAGTTTTAGAAGGACCACTAATAAACGCTCCATATGAAGGCTCACCAAAAGAGATTAATTCATAGGCTTCATGCATATTATTAACTATCGCACTTTTTTCTAATACTAAAATGATATTTTGTGCAATGAAATATAAAGCTCTGTGTCTGTTGTCCCTATTTTTAACCCAAACAGCACCATTTTCTGCAACTGCAAATTCACCTTTTACAACAGCTAAATCAATATCTTTTAGCTTATGTGGATCATTCTCTTTATTTGCATCAAAGTTTGCTAAAGAAAAGCCCTCTACATTGGAAGTTATAATTTTTTCATCTGGATATATAGATTTAATTGTTTCTTCTAACTCTTCTTTTTTAATAAATAAAGCTTTTCCTCCAACTGATTCAAGCATAGTTGAAAAGTAAGAGTGTTTATCTTCAAAAGTTAATCCAAAATTTGAGTAATCTGGAAGAGTTGTATCTTGGACTACATTATTAGTTCTAATATTTTTTAATATTAATTCTTTACTTGTCATTTCCAAACTCCTCTTTATAAAGCTCTTTAAAACTTTTCTTTGGCATATCAGGTAAATCCCTTTGTTTTCCCCAAACATTAAATCTATTGTAAATCATAAACTTAGGTAAATTTGGTACCACTTTTCTGGCTATCTTTCCTGCAAAATCAAATAGTGCTGGTTTACTCATTAACCAAGATGCAAATTGCATAGAAAGTCTTTTTTGATTTGAGATAATATTCATTTCCCTTAAATCTTGTCTATGGGTGTAAAGTTGCGAATCTAGGTCAATCTTAACAGGACAAACATTTGTACAAGAACCACAAAGAGTACAAGCAAATGATAAAGTTTTATGCTTTTTTGGATCCCTAAATGTTCCTAATGTTGATCCAATTGGACCAGGAATAACATAATCATATGAGTGACCACCAGATCTTCTATAAATAGGACAAGTATTCATACAAGCTCCACATCTAATACAGTTTAATGCTTTTTTATAAGATTCAGACTGTAAAAATGGTGTTCTTTTATTATCCACAATTACAATATGCATTTGTCCACCTTCAACTGGTCCATGAAAGTGAGAAGTATATGAAGTGATAGCTTGTCCAGTTGCACTTCTTGCAAGAAGTCTTGTAAATACAGATAAATCTTGAAGTCTAGGAATTACTTTTTCAATTCCCATACATGCAATATGAAGTTTTGGTAAAGAAG encodes the following:
- a CDS encoding lactate utilization protein B, producing MSILHNHPAKAKEFVANDERMHWHDQALWFVREKRDRISKTIPEWETLRKYADQIKSHTMANLDKYLLEFEKNANAKGIKVHFAKDAQEHNEIVHRILSENNVKKVVKSKSMLTEECHLNPYLESKGMEVVDTDLGERIVQLRNEPPSHIVLPAIHLKKQDVSDTFHKEMGTEKGNYDPTYLTRAAREDLRQKFLDADAGITGVNFAIANTGGVVVCTNEGNADMGASLPKLHIACMGIEKVIPRLQDLSVFTRLLARSATGQAITSYTSHFHGPVEGGQMHIVIVDNKRTPFLQSESYKKALNCIRCGACMNTCPIYRRSGGHSYDYVIPGPIGSTLGTFRDPKKHKTLSFACTLCGSCTNVCPVKIDLDSQLYTHRQDLREMNIISNQKRLSMQFASWLMSKPALFDFAGKIARKVVPNLPKFMIYNRFNVWGKQRDLPDMPKKSFKELYKEEFGNDK
- a CDS encoding LutC/YkgG family protein, translated to MTSKELILKNIRTNNVVQDTTLPDYSNFGLTFEDKHSYFSTMLESVGGKALFIKKEELEETIKSIYPDEKIITSNVEGFSLANFDANKENDPHKLKDIDLAVVKGEFAVAENGAVWVKNRDNRHRALYFIAQNIILVLEKSAIVNNMHEAYELISFGEPSYGAFISGPSKTADIEQSLVIGAHGPKSGYVIFVE